The Verrucomicrobiota bacterium JB022 genome includes a region encoding these proteins:
- a CDS encoding MFS transporter, which translates to MSVSSQPSDQNDAAPPTWGELLAGRNFVRNAVLAGSTALHATNVFIVATLLPSVVRDIGGLHLYAWNTTLFVVASVIGSATAAQLLQAARPRNAYVLATLVFALGGMLCTVAPSMPVMLAGRLIQGLGGGWLVALAYGMIRLLFRPALWPRAMGVVSAMWGIATLIGPAIGGVFAHYHVWRGGFGLTLGLSLCFAVLAAVTLPKEGDASLTRTAPLPRLQLGILTGAVMAVSGASIVGTLWGEAMGVGLGLGLLAWLAWREKQSNTARLLPRGALDPQGPFGKRYIVMALLVASITPELYVPYFLQVLDGMTPLGAGYLTTAMSAGWSWGSMAASGWDGRRATLAVLSGPAFQLLGLLTLTLFFPLLVETGVWARWPVGLGLFAMGLGIGVCWPHLLSAVIRHAPEGEENVTATSVTTVELTAVAFASAFAGLIVNLSGIDDEPLVPSAQNASAWLCGLFALAPVLGIYFSARLIRSKQREAQLAHAAE; encoded by the coding sequence GTGTCCGTTTCCTCCCAGCCGAGTGACCAGAACGACGCGGCTCCCCCGACCTGGGGCGAGCTGTTGGCGGGGCGCAACTTCGTCCGCAACGCCGTCCTCGCCGGCAGTACGGCCCTGCACGCCACCAACGTGTTTATTGTCGCGACGCTGCTGCCGTCGGTGGTGCGCGACATCGGGGGGCTGCACCTCTACGCGTGGAACACCACCCTTTTCGTCGTCGCATCGGTCATCGGCAGCGCCACGGCTGCCCAACTGCTGCAAGCGGCTCGCCCGCGCAATGCGTATGTGCTGGCGACCCTGGTCTTCGCATTGGGTGGGATGCTTTGCACGGTGGCACCCTCCATGCCCGTGATGCTGGCAGGCCGGCTGATCCAGGGGCTCGGGGGCGGCTGGTTGGTCGCGCTGGCCTACGGGATGATCCGCCTGCTGTTCCGGCCCGCCCTGTGGCCGCGCGCAATGGGGGTCGTTTCGGCCATGTGGGGCATCGCGACCTTGATCGGGCCGGCCATCGGCGGCGTCTTTGCGCACTACCACGTGTGGCGCGGCGGCTTTGGGCTCACGCTGGGCCTCTCCCTCTGCTTTGCCGTGCTGGCCGCCGTCACCTTGCCCAAGGAGGGTGATGCCAGCCTGACCCGTACGGCTCCGCTCCCGCGCCTGCAGCTGGGCATTCTGACGGGTGCCGTCATGGCCGTGTCGGGTGCCAGCATTGTGGGCACGCTCTGGGGCGAGGCTATGGGCGTCGGGCTGGGGCTCGGGCTGCTCGCTTGGCTCGCCTGGCGCGAAAAGCAGTCCAACACGGCTCGACTGTTGCCACGAGGGGCGCTTGATCCGCAAGGCCCCTTTGGCAAGCGCTACATCGTGATGGCGTTGCTGGTTGCCTCCATCACGCCCGAACTGTATGTTCCCTACTTCCTGCAAGTGCTCGACGGCATGACACCGCTCGGGGCCGGCTACCTGACCACGGCAATGTCCGCCGGATGGTCGTGGGGCTCGATGGCCGCGTCCGGCTGGGATGGCCGACGCGCCACGCTTGCCGTGCTCAGTGGACCCGCCTTCCAACTGCTGGGGCTGCTCACGTTGACGCTCTTTTTCCCGCTGCTGGTCGAGACCGGCGTCTGGGCGCGCTGGCCGGTCGGGCTCGGGCTCTTTGCGATGGGCCTCGGCATTGGGGTGTGCTGGCCGCACCTGCTCTCGGCTGTGATCCGCCATGCGCCCGAGGGCGAGGAGAACGTCACCGCCACCTCCGTTACCACCGTAGAGCTGACGGCGGTCGCCTTCGCCTCCGCGTTCGCGGGCCTGATCGTCAACCTCAGCGGGATCGACGACGAGCCGCTCGTGCCCAGCGCCCAAAACGCATCCGCCTGGCTCTGCGGCCTCTTCGCCCTCGCGCCCGTGCTGGGCATCTATTTCTCCGCCCGGCTGATCCGCAGCAAGCAAAGGGAAGCACAGCTTGCGCACGCCGCAGAATAG
- a CDS encoding GspE/PulE family protein translates to MSAASSLQALPLPDSPFRPRWQALWRTPDGQLRAALQDPNDTAALEALRFLLGQPVALLAPEATQPLNATAETEPAVAWIDNVLARLVAQHASDLHLEAEGETLRVRARQTGKLLDLPQPPAGAAASIVAHLKLRAALDPHERRRSQDGRFAWAPPTGEAVDFRLSCLPTHRGESLVLRILNARQTGLRLHQLGLPEPLQAALRQTLRQPNGLILAVGPTGSGKTTTLYALLQELDRSRSKVLTVEDPVEYALSDAIQVNVQAELGLGFSEVLRAMLRHDPDQILVGEIRDRETARISLQAALTGHLVLSSLHASDAPAALVRLRDLDLPPYLIAATVRGIVGQRLLPRADGQGRVGIFEWLAPNAALRDALQHDASLADLRTHARASGWIPLAEAAREAVEADVIVADQAHKLE, encoded by the coding sequence ATGTCGGCAGCCTCTAGCCTGCAGGCCCTCCCCCTGCCCGATTCGCCCTTTCGCCCCCGCTGGCAGGCCCTCTGGCGCACGCCCGACGGCCAGTTGCGGGCGGCGCTGCAAGACCCGAACGATACGGCGGCGCTCGAAGCCCTGCGCTTCCTCCTCGGCCAGCCGGTAGCCCTGCTTGCGCCCGAAGCAACGCAGCCCCTGAACGCCACGGCCGAAACCGAGCCTGCCGTCGCCTGGATCGACAACGTGCTCGCCCGCCTCGTGGCCCAACACGCCAGCGACCTGCATCTGGAGGCCGAGGGCGAAACGCTGCGGGTCCGCGCCCGGCAAACCGGGAAGCTGCTCGACTTGCCTCAACCACCCGCCGGCGCTGCCGCCTCGATTGTCGCGCACCTCAAGCTCCGCGCCGCACTCGATCCCCACGAGCGACGCCGCAGCCAGGACGGGCGCTTTGCCTGGGCTCCGCCCACGGGCGAAGCGGTCGACTTTCGTCTCTCGTGCCTGCCTACCCACCGGGGCGAGAGTCTGGTGCTGCGGATTCTCAACGCCCGCCAGACCGGCTTGCGCCTGCACCAACTGGGCCTGCCCGAGCCCTTGCAAGCGGCCCTGCGCCAGACGCTGCGTCAACCCAACGGCCTCATCCTCGCGGTCGGCCCCACCGGCTCGGGAAAAACGACTACCCTTTACGCCCTGCTGCAAGAGCTCGACCGCAGCCGCTCCAAGGTGCTCACGGTCGAAGACCCGGTCGAATACGCCCTCAGCGACGCCATCCAGGTCAACGTGCAGGCCGAGCTGGGGCTGGGCTTCTCCGAGGTCCTGCGGGCCATGTTGCGCCACGATCCCGACCAGATCCTGGTGGGCGAAATCCGCGACCGCGAGACCGCCCGTATCTCGCTGCAGGCCGCGTTGACGGGCCACCTCGTGCTCAGCTCGCTCCACGCCAGCGATGCTCCTGCGGCCCTCGTCCGCCTGCGCGACCTCGACCTGCCGCCGTATCTCATCGCAGCCACCGTGCGCGGGATCGTCGGCCAACGCCTACTGCCCCGGGCCGACGGCCAAGGCCGGGTGGGCATCTTCGAATGGCTCGCGCCCAATGCCGCCCTGCGCGACGCCCTCCAGCACGACGCCTCCCTCGCCGACCTGCGCACCCACGCCCGCGCCAGCGGCTGGATCCCCCTCGCCGAAGCAGCCCGCGAGGCCGTGGAGGCAGATGTTATCGTGGCGGATCAGGCGCACAAATTAGAGTAA
- a CDS encoding lipase family protein, whose protein sequence is MAYDKAQALRGCRLVQLMYAVARDWIEADRPEDNVYAWDQAALAAEGFTRHTSLVWGRSLAWRRKFGPRRPGQPHMYQWVEEWAPLVVAGSPAGDDTLYVGVRGTLLRRDWDTNMNFSKIRRVLGGIDLGQVHQGFFKTYESCSPRLVEQLTQLLAQAPGIRRVVVVGHSLGGALATLLGASLAIDPWRQAAGIEEVTVYTLASPRVGDRSFVDAVAALPALDFYNIQNTHDIVPKLPFEDLGYEHAGRVLQFSEGQGDLLAWHDLKLYREAVELDRVTV, encoded by the coding sequence ATGGCTTACGATAAGGCTCAGGCGCTGCGTGGGTGTAGGCTCGTGCAACTGATGTATGCGGTGGCCCGCGACTGGATTGAGGCGGACCGGCCGGAGGATAACGTGTATGCCTGGGATCAGGCGGCGTTGGCGGCGGAGGGTTTTACCCGGCATACGTCGCTGGTCTGGGGCCGTTCGTTGGCCTGGCGGCGGAAATTCGGGCCACGGCGGCCAGGGCAGCCGCATATGTACCAGTGGGTGGAGGAGTGGGCGCCGCTGGTGGTGGCGGGCTCTCCGGCGGGCGACGATACGCTTTATGTGGGCGTGCGCGGCACCCTGCTGCGGCGCGATTGGGATACAAACATGAACTTCAGCAAGATCCGACGCGTGCTGGGCGGGATCGACCTCGGACAGGTGCACCAAGGATTTTTCAAGACTTATGAATCCTGCAGCCCGCGCCTGGTCGAGCAGTTGACGCAGTTGCTGGCTCAGGCTCCCGGGATCCGCCGCGTGGTCGTGGTGGGGCATAGCCTCGGCGGGGCTTTGGCGACACTGCTGGGCGCTTCGCTCGCGATCGACCCTTGGCGGCAGGCGGCGGGCATCGAGGAGGTGACGGTCTACACGCTAGCCTCGCCTCGTGTGGGCGACCGCAGCTTTGTCGATGCGGTGGCGGCGCTACCGGCGCTCGATTTCTACAACATCCAGAATACACACGACATCGTGCCCAAGCTGCCGTTTGAAGACTTGGGCTACGAGCACGCAGGGCGGGTGCTGCAGTTTTCCGAGGGGCAGGGCGACTTGCTGGCGTGGCACGATTTGAAGCTCTACCGCGAGGCCGTGGAGCTGGACCGCGTTACGGTGTAG
- a CDS encoding type II secretion system F family protein: MFRRRVRLQGPVLWQDLDRLARLLAVRIPLDRSVRTLARQARQPEIRTEWEAVARVVAGGTRLADALRQRGLGEATLHTLIHAGEETGQLADTLRRITAEQRSRRRLQRQLASASAYPLTVGVLAIGIVTTLLTFVAPQFAEVYRQIPQLQGRPLPWLTRMVMELPHVLLPAGLVLVMLGSAGWLGLQRLARQQAAWRLRAEAWADAVPWWGRTRRQYALVHHLQTTATALSVGLPLPTALRLNASPAWQELARRVEGGQALSQAYLQGPQPDPTVHSLLEVGEETHSLPARFAEAAELLQEELEARLNSVKTWLEPALIVTLAAVVGTLVLAVFLPILELLQQVGP; the protein is encoded by the coding sequence ATGTTCCGTCGTCGCGTTCGATTGCAGGGGCCTGTGCTGTGGCAAGATCTAGACCGGCTGGCCCGGTTGCTCGCCGTGCGCATCCCGCTCGACCGCTCGGTGCGGACGCTCGCCCGACAGGCGCGCCAGCCGGAAATCCGCACCGAATGGGAGGCCGTGGCGCGCGTGGTGGCCGGGGGGACGCGCTTGGCCGACGCCTTGCGACAACGTGGCTTGGGCGAAGCGACGCTGCATACCCTCATCCATGCCGGTGAGGAGACTGGGCAGCTCGCCGACACCTTGCGCCGCATCACCGCCGAGCAGCGTTCGCGGCGACGCCTGCAGCGCCAACTCGCCTCCGCCTCGGCCTACCCGCTGACCGTCGGGGTGCTCGCCATCGGGATCGTCACGACCCTCCTGACTTTCGTGGCCCCGCAGTTTGCCGAAGTCTACCGGCAGATCCCACAGCTTCAGGGGCGCCCACTGCCGTGGCTGACCCGCATGGTGATGGAGCTACCCCACGTATTACTTCCGGCAGGGCTCGTGCTGGTCATGCTCGGCTCCGCCGGCTGGCTGGGGCTACAGCGGCTGGCCCGACAACAGGCAGCTTGGCGGCTACGGGCCGAAGCGTGGGCAGACGCTGTCCCGTGGTGGGGCCGCACGCGCCGCCAGTACGCCCTCGTCCACCACTTGCAAACGACCGCCACCGCACTCTCGGTCGGCCTACCCCTGCCGACGGCCCTGCGCCTCAACGCCTCACCCGCCTGGCAAGAGCTTGCGCGCCGGGTCGAAGGCGGCCAAGCGCTGAGCCAGGCCTACTTGCAAGGCCCACAGCCCGACCCGACCGTGCACAGTCTGCTGGAGGTGGGCGAAGAGACCCACTCCCTGCCCGCCCGCTTTGCCGAAGCCGCCGAACTGCTGCAGGAAGAACTCGAAGCGCGCCTCAACAGCGTCAAGACCTGGCTGGAGCCTGCCCTGATCGTGACGCTGGCCGCAGTGGTCGGCACCCTCGTGCTAGCCGTCTTTCTGCCCATCCTGGAGCTGCTGCAGCAAGTAGGCCCGTAA
- a CDS encoding type IV pilus twitching motility protein PilT, with protein MAFDLTAPQTDEVPYEMNELLELMFEQGASDMHLRVGFPPTLRLAGGMVPVEGPNLRPIDTETLMMAVTPDNQQERLKRRGGADFAINFMDKARLRASVFKNKGDYGMVFRAIPNRLFGLREIGLPDQLKELLTRPRGVILVTGPTGSGKSTTLASMVNWINENRDGHIITIEDPIEYYHNHRNCLVTQREVGNDTPSFADAIRDALRQDPDVILVGEMRDLETIEAAVSAAETGHLVLATLHTTGAARTVDRIVDAFPANMKEQIRTQLSSSIVAVISQVLCRKIGGGRIAAFEIMTTTTSIAALIRENKTYRIQSEIQTGANYGMMTLDAHLTSLVNRGLITPEQAVEKSEDPGDLRRKLETTGIKVKDVGSL; from the coding sequence ATGGCCTTTGACCTGACTGCCCCGCAAACCGACGAAGTCCCCTACGAGATGAACGAACTGCTGGAGCTGATGTTCGAGCAGGGCGCCAGCGACATGCACCTCCGCGTCGGTTTTCCGCCCACCCTCCGCCTCGCCGGCGGCATGGTGCCGGTCGAGGGGCCCAACCTCCGCCCTATCGACACCGAGACGCTGATGATGGCGGTGACGCCCGACAACCAACAGGAGCGCCTCAAGCGCCGGGGCGGGGCCGACTTTGCGATCAACTTCATGGACAAGGCGCGCCTGCGGGCCAGCGTCTTCAAGAACAAGGGCGACTACGGCATGGTCTTCCGTGCCATCCCCAACCGCCTCTTCGGCCTGCGCGAAATCGGCCTGCCCGACCAGCTCAAGGAGCTGCTGACGCGCCCCCGGGGGGTCATCCTCGTCACCGGCCCCACCGGCTCCGGCAAGTCGACCACGCTCGCCTCGATGGTCAACTGGATCAACGAAAACCGCGACGGCCATATCATCACGATCGAAGATCCGATCGAGTATTACCACAACCACCGCAACTGCCTCGTGACGCAGCGCGAGGTAGGGAACGACACCCCCAGCTTTGCCGACGCCATTCGCGATGCCCTTCGCCAAGACCCGGACGTGATCCTCGTGGGGGAAATGCGCGACCTGGAGACGATCGAGGCCGCCGTGAGTGCCGCCGAAACCGGCCACCTCGTGCTCGCCACTCTGCACACCACCGGCGCCGCCCGCACGGTAGACCGCATCGTCGACGCCTTCCCGGCCAACATGAAGGAGCAGATCCGCACGCAGCTTTCGTCGTCCATCGTGGCCGTCATTTCGCAGGTGCTCTGCCGCAAGATCGGCGGGGGCCGGATCGCCGCCTTCGAGATCATGACGACGACGACTTCCATCGCCGCCCTCATCCGCGAAAACAAGACCTACCGCATCCAGTCCGAGATCCAGACCGGCGCCAATTACGGCATGATGACGCTCGATGCCCACCTCACGAGCCTCGTCAACCGTGGCCTGATCACGCCCGAGCAGGCGGTCGAAAAGAGCGAAGACCCCGGCGACTTGCGCCGCAAACTCGAAACGACCGGCATCAAGGTGAAGGATGTCGGCAGCCTCTAG
- a CDS encoding VOC family protein, translating into MEARITLITLGVRNLPRAIRFYRDGLGFETEAADDAEVAFFRTNGTRLALFPVDQLAKDIGPDVPVPSPGFSGITLAHNVRFKHQVEEVLAVAERAGAKIVKPAQDTFWGGFAGYFTDPDGYVWEVAWGPMFSYSDAGEMVL; encoded by the coding sequence ATGGAAGCACGGATCACACTCATCACGCTTGGCGTGCGCAACCTGCCGCGGGCGATTCGTTTTTACCGCGACGGGCTGGGCTTTGAGACCGAAGCGGCGGACGATGCGGAGGTCGCATTTTTCCGTACCAACGGCACCCGTCTGGCGCTCTTCCCGGTCGATCAGCTGGCCAAGGATATTGGGCCCGATGTGCCGGTGCCGTCGCCTGGGTTCTCCGGCATCACGCTGGCTCACAACGTGCGCTTCAAGCATCAGGTGGAGGAAGTTTTGGCCGTGGCCGAGCGCGCGGGTGCCAAAATCGTGAAGCCCGCGCAGGACACCTTCTGGGGCGGCTTCGCCGGCTACTTCACCGACCCTGACGGCTATGTGTGGGAAGTAGCCTGGGGCCCCATGTTCAGCTACTCCGACGCGGGGGAGATGGTGCTGTAG
- a CDS encoding YifB family Mg chelatase-like AAA ATPase, whose protein sequence is MLAVVTSGALMGVDAVPVQVECNTGEQGEPKPVIVGLPTGAVKEAKDRVWSALMNTGYRAPRTKTTINLAPSHLRKQGTLYDLPIALGLLAATGQVPTEPLEDYLIAGELSLSGETRPVVGGLALAALARQLGKKGVLLPPTTAQEGALVGGDLQVYEVRSLDQACSFLAGKTDLQPIQPPAASEADAAHPTSVCFSEVKGQHAVRRAVEVSVAGGHNILMIGPPGSGKSMIAKRIATIMPRLSSEEYLDLLRIYSAAGMTLENGTLPRTRPFRSPHHTISDVGLIGGGSTPAPGEISLAHHGVLFLDELPEFKRGVLEVMRQPLEDGHVTISRSAGKLTFPAAFMLVAAMNPSPDGYGNDRTKNTAQQVQRYRSRLSGPLLDRIDLHVEAPALTIAELQQARPGESSATIRERVEAARTRQRERFADTPHLLVNARMAPRDIRQHCQLTDRDATLLRSAMERLQLSARAYDRILKVARTIADLAGTDRIETPHLLEAIQYRSLDRGNG, encoded by the coding sequence ATGCTGGCAGTCGTAACATCCGGGGCGCTGATGGGCGTCGACGCCGTGCCCGTCCAAGTGGAGTGCAACACGGGCGAACAGGGTGAGCCCAAGCCCGTGATCGTAGGGCTGCCGACGGGAGCGGTCAAGGAGGCCAAGGACCGCGTCTGGAGTGCGCTGATGAACACCGGCTACCGGGCGCCCCGCACCAAGACGACGATCAACCTCGCGCCCAGCCACCTGCGCAAACAGGGCACGCTCTACGACCTGCCCATCGCGCTCGGCCTGCTCGCCGCCACCGGCCAAGTGCCCACCGAGCCGCTCGAAGATTACCTGATCGCGGGCGAGCTCAGCCTCTCCGGCGAAACCCGGCCCGTCGTTGGTGGGCTCGCCCTCGCCGCTCTCGCCCGTCAGCTCGGCAAAAAGGGCGTGCTGCTCCCCCCCACTACCGCCCAGGAAGGCGCGCTGGTGGGCGGCGATCTGCAGGTCTACGAAGTCCGCTCGCTCGATCAGGCCTGCTCGTTCCTCGCCGGCAAGACCGACCTGCAGCCGATCCAGCCGCCTGCCGCGAGCGAGGCCGATGCCGCCCACCCCACCAGCGTCTGCTTCAGCGAAGTCAAAGGCCAGCACGCCGTGCGCCGCGCGGTGGAAGTCTCCGTCGCCGGTGGGCACAACATCCTGATGATCGGGCCGCCCGGCAGCGGCAAGAGCATGATCGCCAAGCGCATCGCCACCATCATGCCCCGCCTGAGCAGCGAGGAATACCTCGACCTGCTCCGCATCTACAGCGCCGCCGGCATGACGCTCGAAAACGGCACCCTACCCCGCACCCGCCCCTTTCGCAGCCCGCACCACACCATCAGCGACGTGGGGCTGATCGGCGGCGGCAGCACCCCTGCGCCCGGCGAAATCTCCCTCGCCCACCACGGCGTGCTCTTCCTCGACGAGCTGCCGGAGTTCAAACGCGGCGTGCTCGAAGTGATGCGCCAGCCGCTCGAAGACGGCCACGTCACCATCTCGCGCAGCGCGGGCAAGCTTACGTTCCCGGCCGCCTTCATGCTCGTAGCCGCCATGAACCCCAGCCCCGACGGCTACGGCAACGACCGCACCAAAAACACCGCCCAACAGGTCCAACGCTACCGCAGCCGCCTCAGCGGCCCCTTGCTCGACCGCATCGACCTTCACGTCGAAGCCCCCGCCCTGACCATTGCCGAGCTGCAACAGGCCCGCCCCGGCGAATCGTCGGCCACCATCCGCGAGCGCGTCGAAGCTGCCCGCACCCGCCAGCGCGAACGCTTTGCCGACACGCCGCACCTGCTGGTCAACGCCCGCATGGCCCCGCGCGACATCCGCCAGCACTGCCAGCTTACCGACCGCGACGCCACGCTCCTGCGCTCCGCCATGGAACGCCTGCAACTCTCCGCCCGCGCCTACGATCGCATCCTCAAGGTCGCCCGCACGATCGCCGACCTCGCCGGCACCGACCGCATAGAAACACCCCACCTCCTAGAGGCTATCCAATACCGCAGTCTCGACCGCGGCAACGGGTGA
- a CDS encoding alpha/beta hydrolase, which produces MSSLPADVYIVPGYGATPRSHWFPWLRRRLAADGLQAQVVALPAPTNPQPAPWQQALARAVGQPGPTTSIVAHSLGCLTLLHYLQSRPAVKVGAVVLVAGFYEVLDRYPNLQPFFEPALDFGQLRGQAQAYRVIASRDDTHVPLERTQALAQALHAPLKETNRCGHFLAEDGVSRLPLALDLLRGNRPPKPTP; this is translated from the coding sequence ATGAGCTCTCTCCCGGCCGACGTCTACATCGTGCCCGGCTATGGTGCCACGCCACGCTCGCACTGGTTCCCCTGGCTACGCCGCCGCCTGGCTGCCGACGGCCTGCAAGCCCAAGTCGTCGCCCTGCCAGCCCCGACGAACCCCCAGCCCGCGCCCTGGCAGCAGGCCCTGGCCCGTGCCGTCGGCCAACCCGGCCCCACGACCAGCATTGTCGCCCATAGTCTCGGCTGCCTGACGCTGCTGCACTACCTGCAGAGCCGGCCCGCAGTAAAGGTCGGCGCTGTGGTGCTCGTGGCAGGGTTTTACGAAGTCCTCGACCGCTATCCCAACCTGCAGCCGTTTTTCGAACCAGCGCTCGACTTCGGCCAGTTGCGCGGTCAGGCCCAAGCCTACCGCGTCATCGCCTCGCGCGACGACACCCATGTGCCATTGGAGCGCACGCAGGCATTGGCCCAAGCCCTGCACGCCCCGCTCAAGGAGACCAACCGCTGCGGCCACTTCCTCGCAGAAGACGGCGTTTCCCGCCTGCCGCTCGCGCTCGACCTGCTACGGGGCAACCGGCCGCCCAAGCCTACACCGTAA
- a CDS encoding ATP-binding protein — protein MTTAEALSQAKAALTGPEPVVFLMCGIPGSGKTAFALQLEKEGCTHLSMDDEILSRFGRYGSDYPPRMYGPHQIAAEETLRERLLSLLEEKRHVVVDFSFWQRTRRYLYTSLIRQHGGTPQIVYLRVSPQDLHQRLVERSRRFDANAALPIANELVQQYVIGFEPPVDEECWTVEPGH, from the coding sequence ATGACCACTGCAGAGGCACTCTCGCAAGCGAAAGCCGCCCTTACCGGGCCGGAGCCGGTGGTATTTTTGATGTGTGGCATTCCCGGCTCCGGCAAAACGGCCTTTGCCCTGCAACTGGAGAAAGAGGGCTGCACGCATTTGTCGATGGACGATGAGATCTTGAGCCGCTTCGGCCGCTACGGCTCAGATTACCCGCCCAGAATGTACGGCCCACACCAGATCGCGGCCGAAGAAACCCTGCGGGAGCGCCTGCTCAGCCTCCTGGAGGAAAAACGGCATGTGGTGGTCGACTTCAGCTTTTGGCAACGCACCCGGCGCTACCTCTACACCAGCCTCATCCGCCAGCACGGCGGCACGCCCCAGATCGTTTACCTCCGCGTATCGCCTCAGGATCTGCACCAACGCCTCGTCGAGCGCAGCCGACGCTTCGACGCCAATGCCGCCCTTCCCATCGCCAACGAGCTGGTGCAGCAATACGTGATCGGCTTTGAGCCTCCCGTCGATGAAGAGTGCTGGACCGTGGAGCCCGGGCACTGA
- a CDS encoding glycoside hydrolase family 43 protein produces the protein MKLSDLQIRDPFVLPLPARGEYLLYGTTDRNAWSGPGTGFDAYRSRDLQHWEGPIPAFRPPAGFWATTQFWAPEVHAYGGRYYMFATFKAPGRSRGTQVLVADDPAGPFEPLTDGPVTPDGWECLDATLWVEDGAPWMVYCHEWVQVGDGRMVAQRLSADLRHAEGEPLVLFQGSDGPWARPLPNVNLAEVPGAEGLKPGTPLYITDGPFLHRTASGALLMLWSSVGEQGYAMGLARSRTGKITGPWEHDAQPLFAAQGGHGMIFQTLAGQLMLTLHQPNKTPHERARFFVLREEGDALVLG, from the coding sequence ATGAAACTCTCCGACCTCCAGATCCGCGACCCCTTTGTGCTGCCGCTGCCGGCGCGGGGCGAATACCTGCTCTACGGCACGACCGACCGCAACGCCTGGAGCGGCCCGGGCACGGGCTTTGACGCCTACCGCAGTCGCGACCTGCAGCACTGGGAGGGGCCGATCCCCGCCTTTCGCCCCCCGGCAGGCTTTTGGGCGACGACGCAGTTCTGGGCGCCGGAGGTCCATGCGTATGGAGGCCGCTACTACATGTTTGCCACCTTCAAGGCGCCGGGGCGTTCGCGTGGGACGCAGGTGCTGGTGGCCGACGATCCGGCGGGGCCGTTCGAGCCTTTGACCGATGGCCCCGTGACGCCCGACGGCTGGGAATGCCTCGACGCCACGCTCTGGGTCGAAGACGGCGCGCCGTGGATGGTGTATTGCCACGAGTGGGTGCAGGTGGGCGATGGCCGGATGGTCGCGCAACGCCTCTCGGCGGATCTCCGCCATGCCGAGGGCGAGCCGCTGGTCTTGTTCCAAGGCTCCGACGGCCCGTGGGCGCGCCCACTCCCAAACGTCAACCTGGCCGAAGTGCCGGGCGCGGAAGGTTTGAAGCCGGGCACGCCTCTTTACATTACCGATGGGCCTTTCCTGCACCGCACGGCGTCGGGCGCGCTGCTCATGCTCTGGTCGAGCGTAGGCGAGCAGGGGTACGCGATGGGCCTCGCGCGTTCACGGACGGGCAAGATCACGGGCCCTTGGGAGCACGATGCGCAACCGCTTTTCGCCGCGCAAGGCGGCCACGGCATGATCTTCCAGACCTTGGCGGGGCAACTCATGCTGACGCTCCACCAACCGAACAAGACCCCCCACGAACGCGCCCGCTTTTTCGTGCTCCGCGAAGAGGGGGACGCGCTGGTGCTGGGGTAA